The genome window AACTTGTCTGGTGACAGATAAGATGGGTTTCGAGTTCCCCACGCAGATCCAGGCACAGGCCATTCCTGTCGTCGTCTCTGGACGGCATGTGTATCCTTCTCGGTATTTTTTGCTTTTGTTCGCATTATGTGATAGTTTTTGTGTGTTCCTTTCCTTTTTGGGTTCTCTTTGTGGATTTTCTTTGACTGCGAAGGCTTTAGACTTGTCAATGCTGCTACTGGCACCGGCAAGACGATCGTGTACCTTGCCCCGATCGTCCACCTTCTGCAGATGTATGAGCCGCGAGTTCAGCGATCTGATGGGACCTTTGGTATGCTTATATTGCTTGACATCTGCTCCTGCAGTTCTTTCTGGCCAATACAAGTTTTCTTTTTCTCGTATTACGTTTTTTTTTAAGTAACAGAGTATCCCCAATCTTTCAAGATTAGAACCGATAAGTGATGGAATACCTTGGAAGAAGGAAGTAAATGCACTCTTTATAGAAATATTGGTATATATGCAAAAATTGTGGACATCTATCTTTGTTATGTTTTCAATAAGTTGTGTGAGTCAAAGCACAACAGTGACATGCTCTGCTTTCCCTCTTATACAATGATATAACCATATTAAACTCATTCGTAGAGAGTTTACTTGGTAGATCATCTGGATTGCCTTTGTTTTCTTTTCGTTTTCGATTTTAGAgttcatgattttgtttattatataattACTTGACTAAAATGATAATAGCGTTGGTTCTTGTTCCAACGCGAGAACTGTGTATGCAGGTCCATGGAGTTCTGCAGAAACTATTGCATTGTTTCCATTGGATAGTTCCTGGGTATATAATGGGTGGAGAAAACAGGGCAAAGGAGAAAGCCAGGTTGCGGAAAGGTCTGAATTTTCCGTGCCTTTTTTAGTTAGTGATGCATATGAACTACATGTGGATCTGCTCTTGTTTGGTTTTGTGGAGTTCCTACTCCAAATGTCTTTTGTTGCAACTTAGAGTTGGCACTTGTATCACTCATGTTCCTGAAAGTGGCTTATCAAGGATTTTGTTGAAACTGTTAAGTGTGTTTGACGTGTTGTGAGTAAACATACGTTGAGTGTACCCTAAAGAATTTTGCTTGTTTGGAACTGTGATCACAGTAACTGTTAGGTATCAAAAGATTATACCCCTTTCTTGGCAATTATAGTAACTGTTTGTGTATTTTGGAGAGTAGCGCATGATGAGAATCATAGAGGTGGAAACTACATTATTTCCTGCTACTATGTGTGTTGCTTGAAAGTAATGATGTCATGTTTTAGCTATGTTTATCTAAAATCTCTGTGCTAGAAAAACATGGTAATGTTGCATGCTCTTGATTGATATGGCTGTGTCCAGGAATATCCATTCTGGTAGCTACTCCTGGGCGTCTCTTGGATCACTTAAAGAATACTTCATCATTCAATTACACAAATTTGCGTTGGATCGTCTTTGATGAAGCTGACAGGTTTGATATTTTTAAAGCACTTCATGTTGTTTCTTTATTACTTTTGTTAATCACGTGTCATTCAACCTGATCAATCACAATAAATCCCatgtttatctctctctctctctctctctctatatatatatatatatatatatatatatatatatctgtctctctatttctctcattTTGTGTCCTAGCATTTAAGGATAAACTATTTGCATtctctttttattttctaaatgatGAACAGGATCCTTGAATTGGGATTTGGGAAAGCAGTAGAAGAAATACTAGATTTTCTGGGCTCAAGACAAGCTGATCATGTCTGCAAACAGCATATGAACACAAAGTCTGCCAAATTTTCAAGGCAGAACTTACTTCTTTCAGCAACCTTAAATGATAAGGTCAACCATTTAGCAAATATCAGTTTAGAGAACCCAATCATGATTGGCATGGATTGCAAGAAGGATTCTGCTGTACCACTAAAGCTGTCATTAGGCGATGCTGTCTCTTCAGCACCTGCCGTCGGTGGAGATTTGGAAGGCGTTGGTGCATTATCAAGTCAGCTGACAGAAAACTATAACCTTCCTTCTCAGTTAGTTCAAAGATATGTTAAAGGTAAGTTCTTCCTACATGCATCATCTTTCTATTAATTATCCATTTTCTTGCATGTAAAGTAACTTGTTTGGCACACTAATTGCAGTGTCTTGTGGTTCAAGGCTTGTGGTTCTTCTCTCTATTCTTAGATTTGCTTTTGAAAGAGAAACCTCCCAAAAGGTGAATTCAGGGTTGGAGTTATTTTTGACAATTTTTTATCTACCAGATGCTATGATCTGCTTTAGTTACATATGATATGTATGTCATATATTATTGATGTTCTTATTACAATTCACTtgataaattctgttttgttcccaTTGTTCAGTTTAAGCATTCATGTTCACTTACAGGTTCATTCTACAGATTGTGGTTTTCTTTTCAACATGTGATGCAGTAGACTTCCATTATTCACTTTTAAACAAATTTAAGTGGTCTCCTAAGCTGCAACCAGAGGCAAATCAAGAGCAAAAAATTGTCGGTTGTAGATCCTTCCATTTGCATGGGAATATGGAACATGAAGATCGTAGAAAAGCATTTCACGAATTTACTTCTGAAAAATCAGCTTTACTATTGTGTACGGATGTTGCTGCTAGGGGTTTGGATTTTCCAAAGGTCAGGTGCATTATCCAATATGATTCTCCAGGGGAGGCTTCTGAATATGTGCATAGGTATCATCATCCTACATCTTTTGTTGCTTGTTCAAAGCGCAAAACAGTTATGTTATATTTGGCTGACAGTTATTTCGTTACCCTTGCTCTGTTAGGGTCGGAAGAACGGCAAGGTTGGGTGAGAGAGGTGAAGCTTTGCTATTCCTTCAACCAGTCGAGATTGATTATTTGCATGATTTGCAGCATCATGGTGTCAGCCTAAAAGAATATCCACTTCGAAAGATAATAGACAGTTTCTCAGTGCATGGGCAGAAGCACCATAACAAGAAGCTAATTTCTTTGGAGACACATCCATGGGTATTATTTCTGCAGAAGACACTTGAAACCTTTATTTCAACGGAGGTAATAGCTTGTCACCTGTTGAATTATTTGTTAATAGCTGGAAGAAGTATTGCTGCTTGGTAGTGATCTCAGAAAAATATTGCTTCCAACGGCACGTTTACTTTATTTTGCATCATGTTTACCTCAGACCATGCCACCTAGATTGCTAGATCAATGCACTTTTGCCTCTCGCCTCTTGAGCATAATATATGCCAATTGCTACATTTGATATTAGTTGAGCATCATGATGGTTAATATATACCTTAAAACACTTGAAAATTAATTTACTCAAATAAGAATGTACTAAGTTTCTCTGATTTTGTGCAATTTTCAGTGGTTTCTGGTTATTAAATATGTTCCCAGTTGGATCAGACCTTTTTGTCGAACCAATTGATTTGTTCATAATAgttctatatatattttataacatCAAGCAAGGTGTTCCATTCTGATAAACTTGTTTGATGATGATTAGCTAATTCCTGTAGTACTATTTCCTTCTCTTTTTGATCCAAGTTACTTTTTGATTGTTCAGTCCAAACTGAAGAAGCTAGCCAATGATGCATTCTGCTCCTGGGTTCGGGCATACACTGCTCACCGAGGTGAGCTGAAAAGAATTTTTATGGTTAAGAAACTCCATTTGGGGCACGTGGCAAGAAGCTTTGGGCTGAAAGATCAACCTTCATTGGTTGGAAGATCACACCAGATAGAATCCAAAAAGAGAAAGAGGGATCAGAAGAAAGCTATATCTTTCAAAAGAAGAAAGTCATCTTAGAAAAGCTCACTGCTAGCTAAGCATCGATAGGTATTTATCCAACAAACTATGGTGAAGGTAACGTGTGTTGCTCTTTCTGTACACTATAGGAGGGTGTTTGTGGTCAAAATTATCATGAGTGTACCTCTTTTCAACTATTTATATCAACTAttgtataatcttttttttttttctttcagttaTGTGATTCAAATTGCAGTCAAATTTTTATCCTTTTGCTGGTTCATCTGAAGGATTCATGCAACAAACGATGCTTCAGATATTCTTTTTCGccgtttgttaaaattattatttttggcaAATAATTACTGATGAGTTGATGGGAAAAACTAAATTAAATCGTGCCCTTTCTTACTCTACTAGAGGCATGTGTGTCGAGTATTAGGGAAGGCAAGCAAAACTTTTCTCCATGCATCAAGAGGAAATTAATGGTCAGCTAACAAATACGAGGGTGCAGGAAGAAGCAAGCGACAGTGGTATCAACAAAAATAGGGGGATGAATGCCGCAAGGAGTCCCTCCCATCAATGCCGTGTGACCCCAAAGTTCTTCAACCTTTTAATTTCCATACGAATGTGTCAATAATCTTTTTAAATACATAAATTAAAGATTAACCTGAAGCTCTAAGTTTAAAATTTTTTCACAAGCATctcaacttcaaaaaaaaaaaattagaatttttttttaaatggtcaATCTATCGTAATCCATTATCGTTCGTCCGTCGATCACTCACTTGTTTTCCTAATTGTCTTTACCTTTACGTATGAGTTGATCTTGTTGATCACTTCTCTTCGTGTGCACGATGCCTTTAGGGTTCAACGAGGGTACAGAAAGAAGCAAGCTGGTATCAACCAAAATATGAGTAAGATTATCATTTCACGTGGCTACGAgtactatttaatttttttaaaaaaattaagatgctCAATGAGAAATTTtcaaacttaaattttttttagaatttatcctatatagatgaattttttaaaaaaatctctaagttttgtgtgtctatatatatatatatatatatatatatatatatatatatatatagggcttACAGGAGCCACTCTTTTCGTTTCCACCTTTTGTACAACTCAACGCTACGGCATGAAGAAGATGGTCGAGATTCCACTCTCGTAAGCCATCCGTTGGGAAGAGTACGTCCCTACTAGCTATATATTCAATAGCAGATAACTTGCTCTTTTTCCTTTGTGCTCTCGCATATTTGCTCCTATCCTCCATACATGGATGGTGGGGAAGAGTTCTGTGCTTCACTTTACAGGATCTTTTTCCAGGATCATCAATACCATCCTGCTTTTGGAGAGTGGATTTGACTCAAGACTGTTCTTTTTGCTGCAAAAGTTGGACATATATCGAATAAGATTTGATTATATAAGTTGGTGGACCAAGAGAGCTCCATCCAACCAGTTCACAGCTATTTGCTACTATCTTAGATtctatgttgttttttttttcttacaccggaaaaataaaaattataatcatattttttattatataaaaaaatttaacatccgaattaaaatcaaataacaatatatcaagATCAACATTATACATCTTTTGAtttaattcaattttttttttatcaaatctgtaaatatatattatagtCCGATCTGAATAAAGGATTGATACAAATTTAGGAGAATAATTAGacttatatttttttctctacctatttttcatatgattattataaatgataaaatatagaCTAAAAGAAGATATGTACTATctcaatatatattataatgtaacATATTAGGTTTGTATGGTCTCCGATAAGGTCTCCGATAAGTAATTAGAGGAGTTCCTCCCACcactaattaaataaaaatatataatctaatttattaattaataaaatatttaaaaattaaaataataataaaaaaagttatttaaaaaaattaaaataataaaaataaaataaaattttattttaaaattattttccttaattagattttaaatttttgaaaagcatttgatgtgtatgtaaaaattttataaaactggccaataagtctaataaatataaaaataccaTATTAAGTTTGATAATCAATGCGAGTGATAGTAGTTACATATTATCAATGTCATATTTTCTGTACCACAATACTACTAACTCTTCCTAATACAGTTCAAAATGACctatataatttatcttgtcaatataattcatatatttaaccattatatatatatatatatatatatatatgttgaatctcggattttgatgatgaaaccaattgataagtgtttatgatttaatctgcgtcttgagtgacgcaggatgcttcgatcagggagagacaattaaagcaggaagaatcatgttgggcaggaggaaaacgtgtcagaagattggacgtcgggccggaggatcgatcgatgtatcgacataaggcttcgggccatggattcaagcatcaagccaagaagagtggatattgtgctaaggatatcggagttacggagtcaaccagccgattgggcaataggccgcaagagagaacgatgcgccgaagaatcggacgaagcgtcgatagaccaatgacataccgaacaacatgattcatacttagtaatatttgtctagatcgaagtgtatttttgtgtgtgcatgattaactatgatagtaagacataaatcaaaatgaagtcccggagtcaagaatacgattttgttgggagttcgaaagttcgttggaagcccgaacgttcgtcgaagttctgcggaaccaaccgagaagtccaggagtttgccaaagaagcttgtcgaaactcaccaagaagatcgtcgtgaagtctaggagcttgccgggagtccacaggaacattactgagagatcgtcgaaagttcgctggaagctcgccggaagaaatctgacttatcttgcttagattatgtcttaggaatcgtagttaacacataattagagttaggattgagaggtaatcccatcaactttgttagCGGCCAACTGGGCCTGAAGTTGGACTAGTTTGAGCCGGATTCAAGGCTCGACAagggtgctgaaaccttggccgacgatggcaccgcttggggaacaacaccccaggattcctgggtgatggtaccaccgacagaaatactgccagcggtggtaccgcccctattcggcgatgataccgcccagtaccagatcctacggcgatagtaccgcccaagaacgacggtggtactgctagtacctaggaaacctaggatgagacatttttaggctccaagtttgaatcaacttgaagcctataaatatccctctcatccctcgtTAACAaagacaagcacagagagtttaaaagtgaagaaacactgttgcaatcacttgagaaatcccatcCTCTAAgtataagtttagaattatgttcaagaggagtgagtgcttgtaagggttatctcttacacccggtaaaaggagaagatgggtgtaagaaggaggttgatctttgcttattaaagaaagatcaatagtggatgccggtagcctcgacggaagaggaatcggtgaagtggatgtaggtcacgacgaccgaactactctaaaatccggtttgcatttctttaagtaatttattttaactgcaaaccattttacttgctctttacatccactatctcttaagtacgctttcaaagttattatctttatgaaacgattttttgtcggaaacagatttaatagaaacgaagttttaaaccgatgttattttaccgctgcactaattcacccccccacttagtgccaactttatcctatatatatatatgatagtaaaaataaataatcttaattatgcaagaaaaaaatatcaattataatattcactcaaacatgtatcatcatattTTTACAAGTTGTTCATAAGcctaattataataatattttttttaaaatactttAAGTTATAAGGCCTCACTGAATGGATTAACAATTAATATAGTGAAACTTAAGTTCTTAATTAACATcaattatttttgaattttttctctaaccatcaagtaattATATCATAATGTATAGAATGCTAGAATGTTTgttattcttaaaaaaattattatgatatatcACAAAGTATCTTCAATGACTTGATAATTGAATCTAATTATACAAAAttctaagataaaattttattatcataaaactttatttatGGCTTTAAAGTATGTCACAAAATCAACTTTTATTGttgataatgcaatgatatattattttattttttataaattatttttccaactaatataaatataaaacgcAATGAGATGTAATTCAcagaatcatatgaaaataccAATACTTTAAGATGATTCACTATAACAATAAATATTTCATACTTTTTTAGTTTTTATGTTAAAATGAATCTATATTATTAGtaacataagttgaagtattagaaTTAATTAATCAAGTATTAAAAAAGGAATTTTGTaatatttgattcgaaacatacaaaggttagACTTATATATTTTCATTTTAAGCTAAACCATATACTCTTTCGCATGACCTTTCTTATTACAAAAATAGTATTTTACTGTAAAGATTATAATTTATATAGTATTTTATACTcatatgatttatgttttatttttttttattacccaattttttagaaatatttgaaatattgtgagcctttcttattttaatcttaattatttctaaatttataaaCTAGTTAGCTCATTTAGATTTCACTTATCTTTAActttattatagtaaattttaaatgagataaactaaaaataataaaattaagcataaattatatgagaaataactcaattatatttatgcttgATGTTCTTGAGCTTTATAGATTTATTAGCCATATTaaggatataatcttaaatttctTGAATATCATCGTACTAATTTCAATCGGTTCTTTCATTATGATGTCAACTAATGATTTAttagtaaatttaaattaatatttatatattctaGTATACTATTTATAAACTATAATGAAgtcataattatcataaaattgaatcttttagatattattttaattatttgttcAACATAACTTTCAATAGTTATGTCTATGATCATTTCAACTAGTCTAACCAAAGTTTCACACATAATGTAAATTACGTATGCTCAAGTTGTTTAGAATTAATTAATCCAAAAACTATAAGGACACTATAAGTATAAGAGTATACGGAAGAAAGtatcattataaaatataaattaatattaatattttgagtttttaaaatatgataaactattgatatcatctatatttcactaaaaaatattgatatattCAGTGTTTACTCAAAATTAGTTATGGAGGACTAATATCATTATTATGGAATTGTATTGTTACCTTTATGTTACAACTATGATtgtaaggatatccaaaacagtattaTCCTTgtccatcatataattatttgaaatatatttttctttcagattatctaaatcttctaattttgtatatcattatgaatattatttttattaatattatttaaaactaattttttaatataattttataagttaataGTCTATgtgttagttataggtgccctacaagctaatcacgtaagtgatggcatttGTGACATGTTGCGAtgatctctttgcttattattattggcATATTTTTACATATTATCTGgatgtatattgtgatgtccttagatctatgtaatgagaattagatcgtgatgaaatcataataatgagactaattcgtctttaaacatagatcttaaatcatctcggtcataggttactcaagaaagacatcgagataatcggatagattgATGTATTATATACTCGTCCATGTGATAGA of Musa acuminata AAA Group cultivar baxijiao chromosome BXJ1-7, Cavendish_Baxijiao_AAA, whole genome shotgun sequence contains these proteins:
- the LOC135679117 gene encoding DEAD-box ATP-dependent RNA helicase 17-like, whose amino-acid sequence is MKESKEKKKGAEVAAGAGGEGLFASCSFSDLGLHPFLCQHLRDKMGFEFPTQIQAQAIPVVVSGRHVLVNAATGTGKTIVYLAPIVHLLQMYEPRVQRSDGTFALVLVPTRELCMQVHGVLQKLLHCFHWIVPGYIMGGENRAKEKARLRKGISILVATPGRLLDHLKNTSSFNYTNLRWIVFDEADRILELGFGKAVEEILDFLGSRQADHVCKQHMNTKSAKFSRQNLLLSATLNDKVNHLANISLENPIMIGMDCKKDSAVPLKLSLGDAVSSAPAVGGDLEGVGALSSQLTENYNLPSQLVQRYVKVSCGSRLVVLLSILRFAFERETSQKIVVFFSTCDAVDFHYSLLNKFKWSPKLQPEANQEQKIVGCRSFHLHGNMEHEDRRKAFHEFTSEKSALLLCTDVAARGLDFPKVRCIIQYDSPGEASEYVHRVGRTARLGERGEALLFLQPVEIDYLHDLQHHGVSLKEYPLRKIIDSFSVHGQKHHNKKLISLETHPWVLFLQKTLETFISTESKLKKLANDAFCSWVRAYTAHRGELKRIFMVKKLHLGHVARSFGLKDQPSLVGRSHQIESKKRKRDQKKAISFKRRKSS